CTGGTTCCTCCTCTAAGGACAATATTTGGAACAGCACCTGGGCGACCCGAAAGTTTGTTGAACACGTAAACCCGGAATTGTTCCTGCTAAGGCAGAAGCGGGGTTAGATCGCACACCTGTCTCCAAAACACGCTTGTCCAACCTAGAAACTGAACCCGTCAAATTTGATTTTTAATGCTGCCATAGCCCAAAACAACAACTTCATCCAAATTCTCCCCAGTCGGTACCATAAAGATCCTTAAAGAACCTAAGTTCTCTAATGTTATCGTTTGGGACTCATAACCGATCGAGGTAAATAATAGTACATCAGAAATTTCGCAGTAATACTGAAATTTCCTTGTAAATCGGTTTGTGTAGTTTGACTTTGTGTTTGATTAGAAACAGTAATACCTTCCAATGGATTCCCATCCTGATCAGTAACTGCCCCTTTGATTAAGGACTGCGAATAAGATGCTAAACTGAAGCAACTCAGAAAGATTATGGCAATAATCCCCCGCAATGAGTAATAATAAAGGTTTTTCATAGTAGATTTACAATAATTTGGATTATGTTATACATAATAACACATCAAATGTAAGACATAATGTTTTACTTCCAAACTTTTTTTTAATATTATTGTATCTTATTTCTAACCTAATACGAAAAACTTATGGAGGAAAATGGCCCCGAAATGGAAAAATTAGGAAGTATTGACACTTCAAGTTTAGTGATAAGGCTGAACAAAGAATCATTCAATACATCCAAAAAAATAAAATGACTGTAGGGGATGTTCTGCCTAAAGAGTTAGACCTTGCAGATAATTTAGGGGTAAGTAGAACTGTAGTTAGGGAGGCTTTATTGAGATTGAAAACCATTGGATTGATTGAATCAATAAAACATAAAGGTGCTGTATTGCGTAATCCTGATGTATTAGGCTCTTTGAGAAAAGTATTCCATCCCTCAATATTGGATAATGAAACATTAAAGGATATGTTCGAAATGAGATTGGCTCTGGAAGTGGGAATGGCTGATTTTATAGTAAATAATATCACCGATGAAGATCTTGATGAATTGGACAACATCGCCAATGAAATTGTATCGGGTGACACTGCTTATCCTTGGCAAGTCGAAGATGAAATAAAATTCCACGGAAAATTATATAAGATATCAAAAAATAGAATTCTATTGGAATTACAGGAAATGCTCATTCCAATTTTTGGAATATGTTCACCAAAGTGGATTGCTAGAAAAGGATATTGTAAAGGGTGGAATTTATCTCTCATAAAGAATTAGTGGAAATTTTGAGGTTAAGAGATGCAAAAGCTTATAGAACCGCTATTAGAAAGCATCTGAACAACCACTTTGCTAGAATATTAGATTAAAGATCATTACCAATTTCGGAATTCGGAAACAGTTTTTGATAATTAGCGAGTTTCAAGCACTGAAAAATTGCATAAATTAGCTAAAGAATTTTAGTGGAAATGGTTTTTATAGAGTCCCATATTCCCTCTCATGCTTAGCTGATCTTGTGCATTGCATAACCTATATCCAGCAAGATTTTCCGGCAAACGGCGGGATGTTCTATTCCACCCCCCCACACCACAATCGGGAATCTGTTTCCATTTCCATGCTCCCATTTCCCTTTACGACCCGAATACAAACCTGTTTCTTAAGCAGCCTCAATCCATAGTAGTCGGACCGCAGCTAAATCCAGTGTGGATTTATAGTAAAGATCAATACAGAACGGTCAGGGTTGGTCTACTCCCAGGAGCCTTGTTCCGACTTACTGGAATCCCTCAATATCAACTTTTAGATCAAGGAATTGACGCTGAACTCATTTTGGAAATAAAATAAAAACCCTCATCCAAGCTCTATTACAGGCAACCAGTCCCTATTGTGCACTTGACCTAATCCAATCGTTCTTAATGCAACAACTGACAATCTGCAAGGATAAACATCACTTAGATGCTGCCATGCATATGTTATGGTCCAATCAGGAACAGATGAAGATAAACAATCTTGCTGATAAGAGCTGTTTATAAACACGACAAATGGAAAGTATAAGTCAGCAACGAATTGGAATGCATCCCAAACTATGCCATAGAATCGTTAGATTCTCAAAAGCTTTTCAGATGCTAGAACAAGATTCATCCAATAACTTGACAAACTAGCCTATAGTAATGAATATTTTGACCGACAACATCTCAAAAAGGACTTTAAGAGTTTTACAGGCATGAATATGGAGAACCTAATCCATGAAATTAATAATGCACAAATTAGCATTCAAGGTAGGCTGAATTATTAGCTCTGACAGATAAAGATGTCGCATTTTTAACCCCCTTATTATTTTTAAACGAACTAATTTTACCTGAAAAATTAACATCGTTCAAATGCCTAGATCCCATTTGTCATGTCAAAAAAATTATTTCGAATCCCAACTACTATTACGAGAGTAAAACCAAAGTTTGATTTCTCCAAGGTAAAATAAATCAACTCCACACCCATAAGATTGATTTCTCCCCTAACGATAAGGTGACACTTTCTTTCAAAAGAGACCTAAAGCCTTACACCAATGCGAAGCAAGAAATTACTGGTTCAGATAACTCACCAGGTTGGAAATGTGCTATTGGTAAAACTTCAGGAACTTGGGCGTCCAACCAAGTTATCGAAACAAATTTTGCCATATCCAAAATATTCTTGGATGGGGTTTACCAAATGAAAGAACTCGTAACTGGAAATGCCAATACTGTTCCGTATGCTAGAAAGCCATTATACCTATTAGTAGATAGCCATCATTTTCAGGACGCATCAGTAAAGGTAGAAAACCCTTATAAACATGAAATAAGAGAAGTAATCAATAAGATCATTCGCAGTAAAGATATGCCCGACATTGCTTTTACGCATGGCAGTATTAAGGAATTTCAATCTTACTCCTCCCTTTTGACAAACTTCAGTGGAACAGGTCACTTCTTGGGATTCGGGGGAAGTCATGACATTTCTTTCGATTCAAAAAGAAAAACCCATAAGTTTTACTTAGAATGTAAACAGTTGTACTATACAGTTAGCGTGAGCAACACTATAAAAGAACCTGAGGACTTCTTTTACATAAAAGAAGAAGATCCAAACGTGGAAGATGCAGTACCTAGAAATAATATTGACCCAAATTGGGTATTCGTCGATTCAGTAGGTTACGGAAGATTGTTGTATCTCATCTTTGAAAGCGACGAAAGTTACGAAGGAATGGAAATGGACTTGGAGCAGTATGCAGATTATTGGCTTGCATCTGCAAAAGTCAATGAATCTGTACAAATAAAGGTACAAGAAAACAATGTGTCCGTACAGGTTGTAGCAATGGGTGGTTCTCCCCTAATCGCATTAAGCTTAACAGACAGCTCCCCAGAAAGTATCAAAAAAACAATTCAAGATTATTTAAAGGGAACTAATGATGAAGTGCCGATTTCTTATTCCTTATGTACGCTGGACATGCATTCTGTAGGAACTAGCATTTTTGTGGACTACGTAAGCCGGCAATGCCATTCTTCACCAACTAAATATAAGATTATATGGGAGACATTAATCTGTGAAGTAAATGATGATGGTGGTGAAGGTGAAGATGTAAAGGCCATGGTAAGAATCAGAGCCTTCGACAAAAACAACAAGGATATTTTGGATGAGGACAAATTCAATCAGAATATGCTCAAGGTCATCGAAAAAGGACTGCCTTATAAAGATTTCTTTTGGACATTCACAAAAGGAAATGAAGACAACCCTCTTCTATTGAAACAAAATAAATTCATTACGCTGAACAAAGCAATTAGATTTCCAATGAAAGGAGATCGCGAGATAGCTAAAATAGGAATAAGAGCGGATATCTTAGAATATGACTCTGGACCAAATGATGACTTCATGGACGACCATATCACTTTGAGAATAAATGAAATCGATCCAGATGAACCTATTGTACTGACTTGTCGCGAAGAAGAATCGGTGATTAACTTTAATTTTAGAATTGTACCGCTCTATGAATAGCTATCCTTTAACCAATTCAAAGATGGTAATCTCAGGAGCAATACCAACTCGTCCAGGATAACCTAAAAAGCCGTAACCCGTGTTCACATAAAGCTTGGATGATCCCTGAGTATACAATCCTGCCCATTCTTTGTAGATATATTTTGCTGGACTCCATTGGAAGTTCTCGCCACGGACACCAAACTGCATACCGTGAGTATGGCCAGCGAACATAACATCAATATCTGTATCCAATACCTGTGCTCTCCAATGTGAAGGATCATGAGACAACAATAGTTTTACAGCTTTATCATCAGTACCCAACATAGCTTTCTGCAGATCACCTTTTTTAGGAAATCTACCTGTCCCCCAGTTCTGAACCCCAACGATGGAAATCTCCTCATTGCCAACTTTCAACGTTCTATTTTCATCCATCAGAAGATCCCAACCCATTACTTTGTGAGTTTCGATAAGGTCTTGCAGGTTTTTACGCTTTGCAGGTGAGTCTCCAGGTCCGTAGTAATAATCTCCATAATCGTGGTTTCCTAAAGTGGAATACACTCCCAAATCTGCTTTTAAATGAGAAAAGATATCTTGGTAATCACGCATTTCTGAAGCTACATTATTCACTAAGTCACCCGTGAAAAAGATAACGTCAGGCTTCTCTCCCAACAGCATCTCAACGCCACCCATCACTGCTTTTTTATTATAGAATGAACCTGAGTGAACATCCGAAATCTGTGCAATAGTCATTCCATGGAATTCCTTCGGCAAGTTCGGCAAAACTAGTTTCTGACGTCTGATGCGATAATCATATGCCGTAGAGATAACTCCCCAAGCCAATGGAATCATCGGCAAGGCTGCAACTACGATTCCTGACTTCAGCAAAAAATCCGAACGAGAAATCCCCTTTTTAGGCACCTCCGGCAACGGTTCCTCCAAGGTCTCAATCCTCTCCTCCAAATCCTTACCTTTACCTCTAGAGAATAATCTGCCAACCCAAATTCCTCCTCTACGCAAATCATCTATTATAAGAACGATAGCATATATAAATTTACTTACCGCAGTAAGGAAAAAAGCTACTAAAATAATCGAACGTACAGAAAGAGGAATACTAAACTTAAATGAAATAAACAGACCGGCTAATAATGAAATAGAATAGCCCCACCATAAAATAGTGAACCATCTTGTTCTTATAAACTCTATTTTCGTCGCCCTTAAGGCAAAAAAGATATAAAAATCTAATAAAAATAGTATAACCGCGTTTAGTTGCAACATCTTAATTTCCGTTTTCCAGCACCATCCGTTTCAGTGCTTCAATCCATTTTGGATTATCGTTTAAACTCTCGACCATATGAACCTCTTCTCCTCCCATATCCTTAAACTCATTGGCATACTCAACCTGAATCTCATCCAAGGTCTCAATGCAATCTGCAACGAAAGCAGGACTGAAAACCAAAAGTTTCTTCTTTCCTTCCTTTGCTAAATTGTGCAAAGTGTCAGATGTATATGGCTGGATCCATGGTGTCTTTCCCAATCTGGACTGAAAACAAACCGTATACTTATCCTCGGGTATATTCAGTTTCTCAACCACTGCCCTCGTGGTCGCATAGCACTGAGACAAATAACAGTAGGGGTTAGTTTCTTTCTTACAACTTTCGCACCCAAAATCAGGACACTTCAATTCTTTCTTTGGATCGATCTTGCCCAACTGACGAACTGGTAACCCATGATAACTGAACAAAAAGTGATCATAACCCGCCCAGATCGTGCTTATGAGCATGCTCCGCAATCACATCAACCATCAAGGGGTTATCGCAGTAACTACTAACGAAACTTACTTTCGGAAAGTATTGCCACCCACGCATTAATTCCATCACGCGATCGATTACCGAACCGGTAGTAGCTGAAGCATATTGTGGAAATAAGGGAATGACAACCAGGGAGTCCAAAAACATGCCTTCAAGATTCTTTAGGGCATTAGGAATAGAAGGTTCTTGATAACGCATTGCCAACTCAACATGATAATCTTCACCCAACTCTTCCTGGAGTTTCTTTTGTTGACGAATGCTATAGTGCATTAATGGTGATCCATTCTCTTCGGACCAGATTGTAGAATAAGTTTCTGCGGACTTAGAAGCTCTCCTGGGTACAATAATGCCTTTAACCAATAACGTCCTTGAAACATAAGGTATGTCCATCACGCGAGGATCCATCAAAAATTCCGTAAGATACTTCTTCACTTCACCGGTAGTGGGTGAATTTGGAGTACCCAATTGTACCAACAAAACACCCTTTTTAGCTCTTTTACTCATTCTAAACACAAAATTAAGCAATATTTACAGCAAAACAGGCGCATCGATGTCTTTCAATGGCCTGAATCAATGAATTTTAAATTTAAATGACGATTAAAAGGATTCGATCGTATCCTTTACTTTTTTCATTAACCACATAGGGGTAGATGTAGCACCACAAATACCAACCGTCTCATTGACACCAAAAATCTGTGAATCAAGCTCTTCAGAATCTGAAACAAAGTAGGTATTCGGATTTATGTTTTTGCAAACATCAAATAAAACCTTGCCGTTAGAAGACTTCTTCCCGGAAACAAAAACAATCTTATCATATTGTTTAGCAAAATTCCCAAGATCTTCATAACGGTTTGAAACCTGCCTGCAAATAGTATCGTTTGCTTTGACTTCATAACCACGACGAATCAACTCATCCTTAATTTCATAAAAACGATCAACACTCTTGGTCGTTTGGCTATATAGTGTAAATGAAGAAGGCAATTCAACTGAATCTAACTCAGCGATATCCTGAAAAACGATAGCTTCATTATTGGTTTGCCCCTGCAACCCAATCACTTCAGCATGGCCATGTTTTCCAAAAATCAAGATTTTCTCATCACCATCAAAAGAAGTCTTAATGCGGTTCTGAAGTTTTAAAACAACAGGACAAGAAGCATCTATTAAAGTAATATTGTTTTCTAAAGCAGTCTTATAGGTTTCTGGAGCCTCTCCGTGAGCACGGATCAGCACTTTCTCGTTCTGCAAGTTAGGTAGTTCATCATGCGAAATAATGCGCAATCCTTTTGCTTTAAGTCTAGCAACCTCCTCATCATTGTGCACAATATCCCCAAGACAGTATAGATAACCATCTTCCCCGAGGATCTCTTCAGCCATATCTATCGCGTAAACTACGCCAAAACAAAAGCCTGAATCCTTATCTATAGTTACTTGCAAGTTCTTAGACATAATACAAAGTTATCAATTTTTTTGCCAAAAAAAAATGAAAAGCTGCTTCACAGCAGCTTTTCTAAACCATATAAACACTTAAACCAAATAAGTAATTTTAGAAGGCTCTAAATATTACTTATCTAATTTTTATAACCTCTGAATAAATTGCTTGATCGGCAGCAGTAGCTCGAACACCAACTCTAGCAAATAATGCTGTAGCTGACTTGGCAGTTTCATTGTTACTTAAGTCCTCCGAAACATTTATTACACTGCCGGTAGCTGTGTCATAATCTTTACGGTAAAAGTTAGAAACGTCGTCCACAAAAGCAGTCTTACTAACCAATACCGTGTAATAAGACATGTTTGCAGTAGCAACATTTTTCACAATTGAGAAGCTTCCAGACAATTTATTGTCGCCAGAAATGCTCAACTTCGTGTTCTCTACCAAGTAATAAGGATTAACCTCATAGTTCACTTCTGTATTACCGTTCAGATTGATGTCCAACGTATCGGTTGCATTGACCCATGGACCGTTGTTATTTCGTCCCACAAGCTTATATTGACCATCAAAAATTTTGATCTTAAATGTACCATCTTGACCAACATAAACAGGTACCTCCGCTTTTAACTGATACCCAGGCTGAAACAACTTGAGTTGAACCGCCTCACCGGTGCCCTTAACATTCAACGGAACCCCATTGAAAGTCACCTTCCCTGTAATCACTGATTGGGGCTCATCATAATTATCCTTTCCACAACCTTGAATAAACAAAGCTGTCGCGATTATCGCATATAGTAATCTTTTCATCTTCTTTGTTTTTAAAATTATTGAAATGGATTCCTAACAATCTTAGGATTATTATCAATCCAAGCCTGATCAATGAAATTATAATAATGTTTCATCTGGAAGAATCTTGGGTTTGGTGAGTTATTGAATTGTTGCTTGTCAAAAACCCATTTCCCGTGATTGGCAGTGCCAGGTGCTACAACTTTATATGGAAATAAAGCATAATGCATGGCTTTTGGATTCTGATTAGAACCGTTCCAAATCTTGTCCGCAAGTCTAAAACGTTTTAAATCCCAATATCTATGGTTCTCAAAGGCAAATTCAACCCTACGTTCCTGAACAATATCATTGATGGTCATCGAGGTCAATGCTGGTAAACCGGCACGTGCTCTAACTTGATTGATATAAGTTAATCCTTTAGCCGTATTGCCTAACTCAAATGCGGCTTCTGAAGCAATCAAAACAGCTTCCGCAAATCTAAATCTAGGGTACCAAAGGTCACTGTTACGACCACGCGTAGAAGCCAATGGAGTTTCATCCAAAAATTTCCTGAAAAAGAAACCAGTCTTATTGACATATTGAACGTTGGAAGTGATAGGTCCATTTTCAGATGTAATAAGTCCGTTTGCATCAGTAGATCCTAAATCACCAGTCTTATTCACATAAACACCATTCTGCAACACTTTTTGCCCTGCTTGAAGCACTACAGTTTCACCTTTAAAATCCGCACCTGGCAAAATAACAGTCCCTGCTAAACGAGGATCCTTATCTTTGAACAAATCCAAAGGTGAATTATAGAAAATATAATTGCCAGAAGCATCTTTGGTCTTTAATTCTCCATTCCTTGAATTTTTATATTCAAAATCCTCCACCAAGTTTAAGATAGGACCAGCATAAGCTCTATCGATATCTTCAGCATGTGAAGCCGGAATATTAACTCTCGTAAAGCCAACAGTTAACCCCGGATAAATATAATCCTTAGCCCAAATTACTTCTGTATTATTCTCTTTGATATTAATTGCTTCATAAAAGTTCCGACTTAAATCCTCAGGCTTTTTCAACATAAGGTTATATTTACCACTGTTGATAACTTGCTCAGAAGCATCCAAAGCCAATTGATAATATTTTGGTGCTTCAGAAGCCGGAATTCCAACTTCACCACCTGAAGTACGAATCGGACTAGTCATCTTATTGTTGTAATTAGCAATAGAACCTGCATAAATTGCTGCTCTTGCCTTTAACATTAATGCTGCCCATTTATTCGCGCGTGCTGCCTTTGTAGCCGGCACATCAGTCATATTACCTACAATGGCATCCACCTCAGAGATCACATAATCGTAGATCCCTGCTTCTGTAGATCGTGGGTATTGCAAAGCTGTAATATCCATCCCTGGGACATAATCAAACACCTCATCGCCAACAATCGGCATACCGCCAAGACCTTTCGCCATATTGAAGTATATCCAGGCCCTTAAGAATCTCGCCTCAGCCTCATATCCAGCACGTTTATCCTCAGCAATAGTCGAGCTTGCACGTAAGCCAGCCAAAAACTGGTTGATATTACGTATCAATGTATAGTCATAAACTCGCCATTGGGTATCAGAATAAGTTTGGATATTATCAGGACCACCATCCGATTTGCCAGCCTCATCAAGTATGGTAAAAGTGTAGGAATCATCAGTACTCTGACCCCACTGAACTCTGCCATAATAATTTGCCAACACAGACTTGATCATAATCTCGTCGGTATAAACTTGTTGTTCCGTTAAAATCTGATCCGGATTCTGATCTAAAATCTTATTACAACTCGCAGAAAACAAAGCAAGGAGAATAAGCGCTTTATATTTGTTTGAAAATCTTTTCATTACTAATCAATTTTAGGTTGTAAATTCAATTTATAGAGTCAAATTGATCCCAAAGTTCATAATCCTAGTCGTTGGATAAACCAAGCCATTCGTCGCATTGATCTCAGGATCTAATCCCTTTAAATTCGAGAATGTCAACAAGTTCTGACCAGAAAAATAAACCCTGATACGCTTCATATTGATCTTGTTGGTCAACCCTTCTGGAAGTGAATAACCAAACTCAAGATTTCTTAACTTGATGTAACGTACAGTAGTCTTCCAGAAATCACTGTTCCAATAGTTACTGTGATTCGAGTTACCGATTAATAACATCGGATATTTACCCGGAATTAGTTCGCTGTTGGCATCATAAATATCTGATAAACGCCATGTATCCTCCATATAATGCTGTGCATTGTTACCTCCGTCATGGAAAGGATTTCTTTGCTCCCACTCCATGAAATAGGTATTCAAAGCACTTCCCGATAAGTCAAATGCTAAATCAAAATTGCGCCATGAAAAACCAAAGTTCATACCATAGTTGAAAATAGGAGTAGAATCTTGACGGTAACCAATCGGACGCTCATCTAATCCGTTGATAACCCCATCGCCATTTTGATCTACATATTTAATGTCTCCCGGACGCAATGTCTTGTTTCCTTGACGGTCGTTGTCGATTTGCCAATTAGCAATTTCTTCCCAACTCTGGAACTGACCATCAGACTCTAAACCCCAATTGATATAACCATAACGCTCATTAATAGAATTACGGTAAACATTCCATGAATTGCTGAAACGTGGCTTATATTGATTCCAATCAAAGAAACGTGAATAAGTGGCATTGGCTCCTATACTATAGTTCAAATCACCTAAACGGTCTGCCCATTTAATCATCGCATCCATACCCGTGATAACGTCTGAGTTTAAGTTTTCGCTAGGCAAGGAAAATCCAACTTCTGACGGAAGCAGAATATCATACCTTGAAGCCGGTAAACCTGTTCTGATACGGCGAAAGTAATCTACAGTACCTGATAATTTTGAATCCAATAATGCAAAGTCAATACCTATGTCTAACATTTTAGCTTTGATCCAAGATAAAGTAGTCACTGGCAAACCTCTAGGCTGTGACCCTAAAACATATTTACCGTCAATTACAGAACCACCTGTTTTGTAGTTGAAACCTGGCATATATCCAAATGCACTGTATCCAGAAACCTCATCATCACCTAACAAACCATACGACGCCCTTATTTTAAAATCATTAACAACGCTCAAGCCACTGTTTTGCCAGAAATTCTCTGCTGAAGCTCTCCATCCAACAGATCCTGCAGGGAAAAATCCCCATCTATGGCCCGGAGGAAATTTCCATGAACCATCATATCTTCCTGATAATTCAACCAAATATTTCCCTTCAAAATCATAATTAAGACGTGCTGTGTAACCTATTCTACCTTGGGTATTGTTTCCCTCGTCATTATAGGTATCCATGGTCTGATAATCTATTAATTTCAATGAATTTGAAGTAGGAATTGAGTGAACCCACGTCGTTGGAGTATTTCGTTGTATTGTTTCGAATCCTCCTAAAACGTTAATATTGTGACCATCTATAGCTTTAGTATAGTTCAATTGAATGTTTGAGGTTAACTCTTCTACATAACCCATCCTGCGCTCCCTCCAAGGGTTATTGTTCTCAAAAATTACTGGATAAGTATCTGTGGGTTCATCATAACCATACAATTTATACGTGAATTCATGGTTATCCAATTTTTGAGCTGCATAATAGTATCCAACCAAAGCTTTTGCTTTTAACCCTTCAAATAGATCATACTCTGCATTGGCATTTAATTGTGCTACACGCCAAGTATCGGTGTATTTTCCAGAGAGGTCATAGTTCAACCAGGCGAAGTTGGTTCCAGGGTCAGTAGATGTTCTGGTAGGATAAAGTGGATTGTCGTTTGCAAAAGGTC
The Sphingobacterium daejeonense genome window above contains:
- a CDS encoding SusC/RagA family TonB-linked outer membrane protein, with translation MIFINQVFSQSRTLTGTVTSDSGDVLGGASIFVKGTNIGASTDINGNFSINLTGQTNPILVVTYQGYATKEVEVKPSDTNISVFLINNNPEAITEVVVTGFGMTQKKESLTSAISTIGADDISRSVASTTSGALVGKIPGINSRQTDGRPGASTALQIRNMGNPLYVIDGVQKDAGQFNNLDFNDIETIAVLKDASAAIYGVRAANGVIVVTTKKGKRNSGNTINIVGNYGFQNLSTFAKPANAVTYIENYIQSETVQGKSLTYSREDLEKWRQGTEKGYVPFDWYDYIWETSPQQYISANTSGGSENINYYFSVGHLNQDAIIVNYGGFKRTNIQMNVESQITQKLKVGASMNGRYENRTNPGVPGADDYWLPVFGTYRNLPTKRPFANDNPLYPTRTSTDPGTNFAWLNYDLSGKYTDTWRVAQLNANAEYDLFEGLKAKALVGYYYAAQKLDNHEFTYKLYGYDEPTDTYPVIFENNNPWRERRMGYVEELTSNIQLNYTKAIDGHNINVLGGFETIQRNTPTTWVHSIPTSNSLKLIDYQTMDTYNDEGNNTQGRIGYTARLNYDFEGKYLVELSGRYDGSWKFPPGHRWGFFPAGSVGWRASAENFWQNSGLSVVNDFKIRASYGLLGDDEVSGYSAFGYMPGFNYKTGGSVIDGKYVLGSQPRGLPVTTLSWIKAKMLDIGIDFALLDSKLSGTVDYFRRIRTGLPASRYDILLPSEVGFSLPSENLNSDVITGMDAMIKWADRLGDLNYSIGANATYSRFFDWNQYKPRFSNSWNVYRNSINERYGYINWGLESDGQFQSWEEIANWQIDNDRQGNKTLRPGDIKYVDQNGDGVINGLDERPIGYRQDSTPIFNYGMNFGFSWRNFDLAFDLSGSALNTYFMEWEQRNPFHDGGNNAQHYMEDTWRLSDIYDANSELIPGKYPMLLIGNSNHSNYWNSDFWKTTVRYIKLRNLEFGYSLPEGLTNKINMKRIRVYFSGQNLLTFSNLKGLDPEINATNGLVYPTTRIMNFGINLTL